The proteins below come from a single Desulfovibrio litoralis DSM 11393 genomic window:
- a CDS encoding RNA repair transcriptional activator RtcR family protein: protein MKKQYVIFHASPDCNDTSESVLFECVKSVIDTCVSGDVAVDIIHILYLQGQKKIADKTAKEMSEQYPEIEIKLDEGPSYKEDIHQDNFWQVYTTFYNFYNAFPFDYQKYDYFLYLPQYKGTINTIAIVHTLNYLRINCKIIQQNITSDNLDKSSFSFSPFDLKFADYLLAIRKMKMESLSNLDFLRFNIQTKNKLYNGIMNKIEKVALNSTSPILLYGEPGVGKTKLAKQIYELKRKAGVLTGNYVEVNCSTLKGEGLISTLFGHTKGAFTGAAGARSGLLKVAHNGLVFLDEVTEIPVSEQAMFLKALEEKRFFPLGADTEVSSNFQIICGTNKDIDSEVAKGNFRYDLLARIGLWRFELPPLRERKDDIPSNIAYELEQYTLKTTRAVKFLPMALKKYLAFALSEDAQWEGNMRSLSASIERMATFSTAGHITIDVVEDEIKELQSFKVNKESRTNDKFPILHSLLGSKIKDIDLFDKFCLEGVLAICKKAMSKSEVGRILFASSRLHKQKTDDTTRLSSYLRSHGITWEQIRKL, encoded by the coding sequence ATGAAAAAACAATATGTGATTTTTCACGCCTCTCCAGATTGTAATGATACCAGTGAAAGTGTGTTATTTGAATGTGTTAAGTCTGTTATTGATACCTGTGTTTCTGGTGATGTTGCGGTAGATATTATACATATATTATATTTACAGGGTCAGAAAAAAATTGCTGATAAAACTGCAAAGGAAATGTCTGAACAATATCCAGAAATTGAAATAAAGTTAGATGAAGGCCCATCATATAAAGAAGATATACATCAAGATAACTTTTGGCAGGTTTATACAACTTTTTATAATTTTTATAATGCTTTTCCTTTTGATTATCAAAAATATGATTATTTTTTATATTTACCTCAATATAAAGGAACAATAAACACAATAGCAATTGTTCATACATTGAATTATCTTAGGATAAACTGTAAGATTATTCAGCAAAATATCACTTCTGATAACTTAGATAAATCATCGTTTAGCTTTTCACCTTTTGATTTAAAATTTGCTGATTATCTTTTGGCTATACGCAAAATGAAAATGGAAAGTCTTTCTAACTTAGATTTTTTGCGTTTTAATATTCAAACAAAAAATAAGCTGTATAATGGAATAATGAATAAAATAGAAAAGGTTGCGTTGAATTCTACCTCTCCTATTTTATTATATGGAGAGCCTGGTGTTGGAAAAACAAAACTAGCAAAACAAATATACGAATTAAAACGAAAAGCAGGTGTTTTAACAGGAAACTACGTTGAAGTGAACTGTAGCACACTCAAAGGTGAGGGCTTAATATCCACTTTATTTGGACATACCAAAGGAGCTTTTACAGGTGCAGCAGGTGCAAGGAGTGGATTATTAAAAGTAGCACACAATGGTTTAGTGTTTTTAGATGAGGTAACAGAGATTCCTGTTTCTGAACAAGCTATGTTTTTAAAAGCACTTGAAGAAAAGCGTTTTTTTCCTTTGGGTGCAGATACTGAAGTTTCAAGCAATTTTCAAATAATTTGTGGTACAAATAAAGATATAGATTCAGAGGTTGCTAAAGGGAATTTTCGTTATGATTTACTTGCTCGTATAGGGTTATGGCGTTTTGAACTTCCGCCATTACGTGAAAGAAAAGATGATATTCCAAGTAATATTGCTTATGAATTAGAGCAATATACACTAAAGACAACAAGAGCCGTAAAATTTTTACCAATGGCACTTAAAAAATATTTAGCCTTTGCATTATCCGAAGACGCTCAATGGGAAGGCAATATGAGATCCTTAAGTGCTTCTATAGAGCGTATGGCAACCTTTTCGACAGCAGGGCATATTACTATAGATGTTGTAGAAGATGAAATTAAAGAGTTACAGTCTTTTAAAGTAAATAAAGAAAGTAGAACAAATGATAAATTTCCAATTCTACATTCACTTTTGGGAAGTAAGATTAAAGATATTGACCTTTTTGATAAATTCTGCTTAGAGGGGGTATTAGCAATATGTAAGAAAGCTATGTCAAAAAGTGAAGTAGGGAGAATCCTGTTTGCAAGCTCTCGCTTACATAAGCAAAAGACAGACGATACAACAAGGTTGAGTAGTTATTTGAGATCACATGGTATAACATGGGAACAAATAAGAAAACTATAG
- the nspC gene encoding carboxynorspermidine decarboxylase, producing the protein MLKKDSSLLVDNFPSPWNAQSLKEAPSPSFIVSETLLKRNLEMLKNIQDRTGAKILLALKGFAMWSVFPLLQNVLHGVCASSPNEAILGREEFGKEVHAFAAAYSDSDVQTLLPIVDHLLFNSFNQWQKFKPLLEQQKKDIEIGLRINPEHSEGAVAIYNPCSVGSRLGIRLKDFEKGVKDFGLSGISGLHFHTLCEQNSDALARTLDIVEQNFSKYFKGLKWLNFGGGHHITREDYDVDLLCRCIERIQNKYKLQVYLEPGEAVALNTGVFKTTVLDVVQADLPIAILDSSAPTHMPDVLEMPYRPNIFGAGDADGGTNVKKYLYRLAGKSCLAGDVIGEYSFDEPLTPGMSLYFLDMAHYSMVKTTTFNGLGLPDITLLKEDASLKIIRTFGYEDFKMRLS; encoded by the coding sequence ATGTTAAAAAAAGATAGTTCTCTTTTGGTCGATAACTTTCCGTCTCCTTGGAATGCTCAAAGTTTAAAAGAAGCACCAAGCCCAAGTTTTATCGTGAGTGAAACTTTATTAAAACGCAATTTGGAGATGTTGAAAAACATTCAAGACAGAACAGGGGCAAAAATACTTTTGGCTCTTAAAGGTTTTGCAATGTGGAGCGTCTTTCCTCTATTGCAAAATGTTTTGCATGGAGTTTGTGCCAGCTCGCCCAATGAGGCTATTTTAGGACGTGAAGAGTTTGGTAAAGAAGTTCATGCTTTTGCCGCCGCTTACAGCGATAGTGATGTGCAAACCTTGTTGCCGATAGTTGATCATTTATTGTTTAACTCGTTTAATCAGTGGCAAAAATTTAAACCTTTGTTAGAACAACAAAAGAAAGATATTGAAATTGGTTTGCGTATTAATCCGGAACATTCTGAGGGAGCGGTTGCTATTTATAACCCTTGTTCCGTTGGCTCTCGTTTGGGTATTCGTTTAAAAGATTTTGAGAAAGGCGTAAAAGATTTTGGGTTGTCGGGGATAAGCGGTTTACATTTTCATACTTTGTGTGAACAAAACAGTGATGCTTTGGCGAGAACTCTTGATATCGTTGAACAAAATTTTTCTAAGTATTTTAAGGGATTAAAATGGCTTAATTTTGGTGGTGGACATCATATCACCAGAGAAGATTATGATGTTGACCTTTTATGTCGTTGTATTGAGCGAATTCAAAATAAATATAAGTTACAGGTATATTTAGAACCGGGAGAAGCGGTCGCTTTAAACACAGGGGTTTTTAAAACAACGGTTTTAGATGTTGTTCAGGCCGATCTGCCTATTGCTATTTTAGATAGCTCTGCTCCTACTCATATGCCTGATGTGCTTGAAATGCCATATCGCCCCAATATTTTTGGAGCGGGAGACGCAGACGGCGGAACTAACGTAAAAAAATATCTTTATCGCTTAGCGGGGAAGTCATGCCTTGCCGGTGATGTGATAGGCGAGTATAGTTTTGATGAGCCTTTAACGCCGGGAATGAGCCTTTACTTTTTAGATATGGCACATTACAGCATGGTCAAAACGACTACTTTTAATGGTTTGGGTTTGCCTGATATTACCTTGTTAAAAGAAGATGCGAGCCTTAAGATAATTCGTACTTTTGGATATGAAGATTTTAAAATGCGTTTATCTTAA
- a CDS encoding thioredoxin family protein, which produces MLEGIESLTQANVDEFIANNNGIIIFHKTLCPHCKVMGVVLGKVHAQNSSIKIAAIDTEEESALMEKFGVERVPTLVVFKNGEKKASNSGIMNPKETIAFFAKA; this is translated from the coding sequence ATGTTAGAAGGTATTGAAAGTCTTACACAAGCAAATGTTGACGAATTTATTGCCAACAACAACGGTATTATCATCTTTCACAAAACCCTCTGCCCTCACTGTAAAGTGATGGGGGTAGTATTAGGAAAAGTTCACGCACAAAATAGCTCTATAAAAATTGCTGCTATTGATACAGAAGAAGAAAGTGCTTTGATGGAAAAATTTGGCGTTGAGCGTGTTCCCACCTTAGTAGTCTTTAAAAATGGTGAGAAAAAAGCAAGTAACTCAGGTATTATGAACCCTAAAGAAACAATTGCTTTCTTTGCAAAGGCATAG
- the tig gene encoding trigger factor: MQYTIEEITSLERKILVQLNKDDVNKALDEVISEFAKNIEVKGFKKGKAPHDRIETEYSEKIQKEATDKAVDDAVQKIFQETKINPLSQVRFDYQEGEQTLIRNNSFKFTFYFEILPNVPLPELDKLTIKVFEPNITPKDVYNVTRRFCKGKIQLTEIKELRTPQASEICIIDFESLYQNKPVPGMQGKNYYLKLEEGNNTELNKITFQLKNGEEKISQIVVPQDYSYPLVRGKEVSLKVKLKQIYKETLPEMTEELAISLGFKNLKDFERTVLSQAMNIHAQKVKLEGQQKLLNELIEPLKIELPISLLAFYKSEYLQEVKERLKICGHNSNEISVILKDLSQFAEEEAIKNTKIHIFLLSLAIRENLSISEDELNKHINQLAIKNKQSPDELYKFMQENNIIQKIEDRLLTDKAMELLYNKTKKIMIDKDGKDIRVDK, translated from the coding sequence ATGCAATATACCATAGAAGAAATAACTTCTTTAGAACGAAAAATACTCGTACAATTAAACAAAGATGATGTAAATAAGGCACTTGATGAAGTCATTTCAGAATTTGCAAAAAATATAGAGGTTAAAGGTTTTAAAAAAGGTAAAGCCCCTCATGATAGAATAGAAACTGAATATTCTGAAAAAATACAAAAAGAAGCTACAGATAAAGCCGTAGATGATGCAGTACAAAAAATCTTTCAGGAAACAAAAATTAACCCTTTATCACAAGTACGATTTGACTATCAAGAAGGTGAACAAACTCTTATACGTAACAATAGTTTTAAGTTTACTTTTTATTTCGAAATTCTTCCGAATGTCCCTTTGCCAGAATTAGACAAGTTAACAATAAAAGTATTCGAGCCTAACATTACCCCTAAAGATGTTTACAACGTAACACGCCGTTTTTGCAAAGGAAAAATACAACTAACAGAGATTAAAGAATTGAGAACTCCGCAGGCAAGTGAAATATGTATTATTGATTTTGAATCTTTGTATCAAAACAAACCCGTTCCAGGAATGCAGGGGAAAAACTACTATCTAAAATTAGAAGAAGGAAATAACACTGAGTTAAATAAAATAACCTTTCAGTTAAAGAACGGTGAAGAAAAAATTTCACAAATAGTTGTACCTCAAGACTATTCTTATCCTTTAGTACGCGGAAAAGAGGTTTCTTTAAAGGTAAAATTGAAACAAATTTATAAAGAGACTCTTCCTGAAATGACAGAGGAGCTTGCTATATCACTCGGATTTAAAAATCTGAAAGATTTCGAGAGAACAGTCTTAAGTCAAGCAATGAATATTCATGCACAAAAAGTCAAACTCGAAGGACAACAGAAACTTCTAAACGAGCTAATTGAACCCCTAAAAATAGAACTCCCTATAAGTCTTTTGGCATTTTATAAAAGTGAATATTTACAAGAAGTTAAAGAAAGATTAAAAATATGTGGACACAACTCTAATGAAATAAGTGTGATCCTAAAAGATCTAAGTCAATTTGCAGAAGAAGAGGCAATAAAAAATACTAAAATTCATATATTTTTACTCTCTCTTGCTATTCGAGAAAATTTAAGTATTTCTGAAGATGAGCTTAATAAACATATTAATCAACTTGCTATAAAAAATAAACAATCCCCGGATGAACTTTACAAATTTATGCAAGAAAATAATATAATTCAGAAAATAGAAGATCGTCTATTAACTGATAAAGCTATGGAACTTTTATATAACAAAACTAAAAAAATCATGATAGATAAAGATGGAAAAGATATTAGAGTTGATAAGTAA
- a CDS encoding amidohydrolase family protein — protein MQTILKNGNIVTANNIYKADILLENGLIAAISDNIEKAGSKVIDVQNTYILPGGVDLHTQLSLDSHGRFSANAFKQNSIAALYGGITTVVEEITPLPNNLDYLNYYQDALENNSFIDYSFHQNCNTPLSKDNLNDLISQTLNGFPSCVLSTFGERHMSDENITTVLREHSCYGGTAFIQCESNASSILLEELHTLKQKTAPYSLSTAHPYWSEKESFDRMCNLSRAGGMAFCVDHISSKEVVNALYKQIGEGLPVTITTSPLHLIFTDRKYQSHELNDRECYKYIALPPLRKKEDMNALWKGISDGIIHFITTRHNSTHLEHKLNISSGNVFKCPLGTPGIELRLPILFTEGVVNKKISMMKLAEITASHVTRIAGLRNKGRIEVGTDADLVILNPNIKKEIKLDQLHENCDYSPYEGLTLQGFPQHVFLRGSHVINDYEFCAQETTGKLTFRKAVAVR, from the coding sequence ATGCAAACTATACTTAAAAACGGCAACATTGTAACGGCAAACAATATATACAAAGCCGATATTTTACTTGAAAATGGTCTGATTGCTGCAATAAGTGATAATATAGAGAAAGCAGGCTCAAAAGTAATTGATGTACAAAATACATATATATTACCAGGAGGGGTTGATCTACACACTCAGCTTTCTTTAGATTCTCACGGAAGATTTTCTGCGAATGCATTTAAACAAAATTCCATAGCGGCTTTATATGGTGGCATAACTACAGTTGTTGAAGAAATAACACCATTACCAAACAACCTAGACTATCTAAATTACTACCAAGATGCTTTAGAAAATAATTCTTTTATTGATTATTCTTTTCACCAAAACTGTAATACCCCACTATCCAAAGACAATCTTAACGACCTAATTTCCCAAACTTTAAACGGATTTCCATCATGCGTCTTATCGACTTTTGGTGAAAGACACATGAGCGACGAGAATATAACAACTGTCCTGCGTGAACATTCGTGTTATGGTGGCACTGCATTTATACAGTGCGAGAGCAACGCTTCGTCTATCCTTCTTGAAGAATTGCATACTTTGAAACAAAAAACTGCTCCATATAGTCTTTCCACTGCTCACCCCTATTGGAGTGAAAAAGAAAGTTTTGACAGAATGTGTAACCTATCAAGAGCTGGTGGAATGGCATTTTGTGTTGACCACATTTCTTCTAAAGAGGTTGTTAACGCCTTATATAAACAAATAGGAGAAGGCCTACCCGTTACAATTACCACTTCTCCCCTGCATTTAATTTTTACAGACAGAAAGTATCAAAGTCATGAACTAAATGATAGAGAATGTTATAAATACATTGCACTACCACCTCTTAGAAAAAAAGAAGATATGAATGCCCTCTGGAAGGGTATAAGTGACGGTATTATTCATTTTATAACAACTCGTCATAATAGCACTCACCTTGAACATAAATTAAACATATCATCAGGTAACGTTTTTAAATGCCCTCTTGGAACACCCGGTATTGAATTACGCTTGCCAATTTTGTTTACCGAAGGTGTCGTTAATAAGAAAATCAGCATGATGAAGCTTGCAGAAATTACGGCTAGTCATGTTACACGTATCGCTGGATTGAGAAATAAAGGTCGAATTGAAGTTGGCACCGATGCCGATCTTGTAATTCTTAATCCAAATATTAAAAAAGAAATAAAGTTAGACCAGTTACACGAAAACTGTGATTATTCACCGTATGAAGGTCTAACATTACAAGGATTTCCACAACATGTTTTCTTACGAGGATCACATGTAATAAATGATTATGAATTTTGTGCACAAGAAACAACAGGAAAATTAACTTTTAGAAAAGCAGTCGCTGTACGATAA
- a CDS encoding sigma 54-interacting transcriptional regulator, with translation MKENVLFAFYEILDLLVYNDDNGEEKRWTQIEGCIEQNQLPITQVHIFYFIEDIKLFEKMLKKLQEKYKHIHFSYDVFDCDQYDTKKVAQFVYKYILTYKYDTSKYNYYFTHPKQATLRTFMFYYGISSRLACQYMIPFTPISSEYRSQQILLRSIDLSVYRDIAYECQQHTLLGYNVLLGGIQSKHPEMLNIVSEMENAVANSRGPLLLYGSTGSGKTRIAQQMAKLLKEKGYVQGPFIEVNCATLNNDLAASQLFGHVKGAFTGAIANYKGLLASANNGVLFLDEISLLDMQCQGMLLRAIEDGIWFPIGSETPVYGNFFLICASNVDLVSASKQGLFREDLLARISMWEYSLPSLKERSIDFEAYLDYELNNISTNICSLLLMHKEAKKMYIDFARSKQSVWRYNLRDLHASVQRMAAHSTDGRITVDIVSREMQYLKSNWIRWQNTTTETFELSQSLLDEEIYSNLDYFELVQLEAVLQECKKYKTLAEAGRTLFNKSRQIKSTQNDSHRLRLFLKKYNITWQMIQD, from the coding sequence ATGAAAGAGAATGTCCTGTTTGCTTTTTATGAGATATTAGATTTACTTGTTTATAATGATGATAATGGAGAAGAAAAAAGGTGGACTCAAATTGAAGGATGTATTGAACAAAACCAATTGCCAATCACACAAGTGCATATTTTTTATTTCATAGAAGATATTAAGCTTTTTGAGAAAATGCTAAAAAAACTACAGGAAAAGTATAAGCACATTCATTTTTCTTACGATGTTTTTGATTGTGACCAATATGATACAAAAAAAGTCGCACAGTTTGTTTACAAATATATATTGACATATAAATATGACACATCAAAATATAATTATTATTTTACACACCCCAAACAAGCCACTCTACGCACATTTATGTTTTATTATGGAATCAGTAGTCGTTTGGCTTGCCAGTATATGATACCATTTACTCCAATAAGTTCAGAATATCGCTCTCAACAAATTTTGCTTCGTTCTATTGATTTGAGTGTATATCGTGATATCGCCTATGAGTGTCAGCAACATACACTTTTGGGATATAATGTACTGCTTGGTGGCATTCAAAGTAAACACCCAGAAATGTTGAATATAGTATCAGAAATGGAAAACGCTGTAGCTAACAGTCGTGGGCCACTACTTTTATATGGGTCAACAGGTAGCGGTAAGACACGAATAGCTCAACAAATGGCAAAATTATTAAAAGAAAAGGGGTACGTTCAAGGTCCTTTCATTGAAGTAAACTGTGCAACGCTTAATAACGATCTTGCTGCATCACAGCTTTTTGGACACGTTAAAGGTGCATTCACAGGTGCAATTGCAAACTATAAAGGTCTTCTTGCAAGTGCTAATAACGGGGTACTATTCCTTGATGAAATATCTTTGCTTGATATGCAATGCCAAGGCATGCTCCTAAGAGCCATTGAAGACGGTATATGGTTTCCAATCGGATCAGAAACACCAGTGTATGGAAATTTCTTTTTAATCTGTGCTTCAAATGTTGACCTTGTTTCCGCATCTAAACAAGGACTCTTTAGAGAAGATTTACTTGCTAGAATATCTATGTGGGAATATTCTTTACCAAGCCTTAAAGAACGATCTATTGATTTTGAAGCTTACCTTGATTATGAGTTGAATAATATATCAACTAATATTTGTTCACTTCTTCTTATGCACAAAGAAGCCAAAAAAATGTATATTGATTTCGCACGTAGTAAACAATCAGTATGGAGATATAATCTACGTGATCTGCATGCAAGCGTCCAAAGAATGGCCGCACATTCAACTGATGGGCGTATAACGGTTGATATTGTATCACGAGAGATGCAATACTTAAAATCAAATTGGATACGTTGGCAAAATACAACCACTGAAACATTTGAATTGTCTCAAAGCCTTTTAGATGAAGAAATTTACAGTAATTTAGACTATTTTGAGCTTGTCCAATTAGAAGCCGTATTACAAGAATGTAAAAAATATAAAACACTAGCTGAGGCAGGGCGAACACTATTTAATAAATCACGTCAAATAAAAAGCACACAAAACGACTCACATAGATTGCGTCTATTCCTAAAAAAATACAATATAACATGGCAAATGATACAAGATTAA
- a CDS encoding tripartite tricarboxylate transporter TctB family protein, translated as MKTKNELKNDIFFSIVTLLFALFFTISIFVTIEARDETIVGARTFPYFIAAGLFILGTCLFYSSLKQLKLNEFTLEDTLNLSFKQIQAVSLYLLILVLYCLGIMYIGYIVSSALVLLVLMLFYGARNKLIISLMVCIVPFVMWLVFSVLMEVQFPQTLLY; from the coding sequence ATGAAAACAAAAAATGAATTAAAAAACGATATATTTTTTTCTATAGTAACGCTTTTATTTGCCTTGTTCTTTACCATATCTATTTTTGTTACAATTGAGGCACGAGATGAAACAATTGTTGGTGCTAGAACCTTTCCATATTTCATTGCGGCAGGACTTTTTATCTTAGGTACATGTTTGTTTTATTCAAGCTTGAAACAACTAAAGCTTAATGAGTTTACTTTAGAAGATACTTTAAATTTGTCTTTTAAACAAATTCAAGCAGTTAGTTTGTATTTGCTTATATTAGTACTCTATTGTTTGGGCATTATGTATATCGGTTATATTGTTTCATCTGCTCTTGTCTTGTTAGTACTCATGCTATTTTATGGTGCTAGAAATAAACTAATTATTAGTCTTATGGTCTGCATTGTGCCTTTTGTTATGTGGCTTGTATTTTCCGTTCTTATGGAAGTTCAGTTTCCTCAAACCTTATTATATTAA
- a CDS encoding NAD(P)/FAD-dependent oxidoreductase, producing the protein MNTSNLLIIGGGITGMTAAIYAARANLSVTILEKEVCGGLVNWTHTVENMPSYKSIHGIELMEKSRAHVESLGVNIVEVDEVESVDFTQDFKSATTTMGDVYAAKAVIVATGRKPNPFPLETDFPNIHYCAICDGSAYKNKDVIILGGGNAGFDESLFLLQLGIKSIHIVEAFPQCVAAKSTQEAALETGKVKVSTNTKIIQVEDLGKGKAKVYFENSQNNKVFTEIIDAIFVFIGQKPLTQVFEGILEMDKGYIITNQDMHTNIKGVFAAGDVIVKKYRQITTAMSDGTIAALEAEKFIRSIE; encoded by the coding sequence ATGAATACAAGTAACTTGCTTATTATAGGTGGTGGCATTACAGGTATGACTGCTGCAATATACGCCGCAAGAGCCAATCTTAGTGTTACCATTCTGGAAAAGGAAGTATGTGGTGGTTTGGTCAATTGGACACATACTGTTGAAAATATGCCCTCTTATAAATCTATTCACGGTATTGAACTTATGGAAAAATCCCGTGCCCATGTTGAATCTTTAGGTGTCAATATTGTTGAAGTAGATGAAGTTGAAAGCGTAGATTTTACACAAGATTTTAAAAGTGCTACGACTACAATGGGCGATGTTTATGCCGCAAAAGCCGTAATAGTTGCAACGGGAAGAAAGCCAAATCCTTTCCCATTAGAAACTGATTTTCCTAATATACACTATTGTGCAATCTGTGATGGATCAGCATATAAGAATAAAGATGTTATTATACTCGGCGGTGGCAATGCAGGTTTTGACGAAAGCTTATTCCTTCTTCAATTAGGCATAAAGTCCATTCATATTGTTGAAGCTTTTCCACAATGTGTCGCAGCTAAATCAACACAAGAAGCAGCCCTTGAAACAGGCAAAGTAAAAGTGAGTACCAACACTAAAATTATCCAAGTCGAAGATTTAGGGAAAGGTAAAGCAAAAGTATATTTTGAAAACTCTCAAAACAACAAAGTTTTTACAGAAATAATTGATGCGATTTTTGTCTTTATCGGTCAAAAACCTTTGACTCAAGTTTTTGAAGGAATTTTAGAGATGGATAAAGGCTATATAATAACCAATCAAGACATGCACACAAACATCAAAGGTGTCTTTGCCGCTGGAGATGTCATTGTAAAAAAATATAGACAGATAACAACAGCTATGAGTGACGGCACAATTGCAGCTTTAGAAGCAGAAAAATTTATTCGTTCTATCGAATAA
- a CDS encoding Bug family tripartite tricarboxylate transporter substrate binding protein, producing the protein MDEMMKSLGATMVLSPNAGAGGLIGTNKALQAKPDGYTLLLTTEGSMVSLVGLRNVRFGLDDWVSIGSYATGPLSLCINASESRFKTLEEFIAYAKENKGKVSIGITGKLSINHIAAALLIEAYGLDVRLVPFDGALQVVGAVGSGHIDAGISEMLYNTSIKGIAMYSKERNPNFPDIPTFTEKGYPQVNWGNHFALYASSKIPKESVTVLREAMTKAVNSPTSLDTLQKLHFNTIFLSGDELDALMRDRVAQLNKLVEKGVIEPEKQ; encoded by the coding sequence ATGGATGAAATGATGAAATCATTAGGTGCGACAATGGTTTTATCACCTAATGCCGGTGCTGGTGGTCTTATTGGTACGAATAAAGCTTTACAGGCAAAACCTGACGGCTATACCTTGCTATTAACTACAGAAGGTTCAATGGTATCACTTGTTGGTCTTAGAAATGTTCGCTTTGGACTTGATGACTGGGTATCAATTGGTTCGTATGCCACTGGTCCATTATCTCTTTGCATAAATGCAAGTGAGTCTAGATTTAAAACTCTTGAAGAATTTATTGCTTATGCCAAAGAAAATAAAGGTAAAGTATCTATTGGCATAACAGGTAAACTGAGTATCAACCATATTGCAGCAGCATTACTTATCGAAGCTTATGGGCTTGATGTTCGGTTAGTGCCTTTTGACGGTGCCTTACAAGTCGTTGGAGCCGTAGGTAGTGGTCATATTGATGCAGGCATTTCAGAGATGTTGTATAATACAAGCATTAAAGGCATTGCCATGTATTCAAAAGAACGTAATCCAAATTTCCCAGATATACCAACTTTTACAGAAAAAGGCTATCCACAAGTAAATTGGGGTAATCACTTCGCTCTTTATGCAAGTTCAAAAATTCCCAAAGAGTCAGTAACAGTACTTAGAGAGGCTATGACAAAAGCGGTTAATAGCCCAACATCTCTAGATACTCTACAAAAACTCCATTTTAATACTATATTTCTTAGTGGAGACGAGCTTGATGCGTTAATGAGAGACAGAGTTGCCCAGTTAAACAAGCTTGTTGAAAAAGGCGTTATTGAACCTGAGAAACAATAA